In Schaalia sp. JY-X169, the following are encoded in one genomic region:
- the rimP gene encoding ribosome maturation factor RimP translates to MANENVENAVEQLLAPLAAAQNSVVENVALTGSGNNQVLTVTVDLERAGADLSSDQVAQLAREFSLALDKHDPIDGAYTLEVTSPGADRQITNLRQYRRSVGKAVKVVLKNDDKVDGTITAVEDDGFTVDGPHGTRTIPFDDVKKTHLVVETPKES, encoded by the coding sequence ATGGCAAACGAAAACGTTGAGAATGCAGTGGAGCAGCTCTTGGCGCCTCTCGCGGCCGCCCAGAACTCTGTGGTTGAGAACGTGGCTCTCACCGGTAGTGGAAACAACCAGGTTCTTACCGTTACGGTCGATTTGGAGCGTGCCGGTGCTGATCTCTCTTCTGACCAGGTTGCTCAGTTGGCTCGTGAGTTCTCACTGGCGCTGGACAAGCACGACCCCATTGATGGTGCCTACACGCTTGAGGTGACATCACCGGGAGCGGATCGTCAGATCACCAACCTGCGTCAGTATCGCCGCTCTGTCGGCAAGGCAGTCAAGGTTGTCCTGAAGAACGATGACAAGGTCGACGGAACCATCACAGCGGTTGAAGATGATGGCTTCACCGTTGATGGCCCCCACGGCACCCGCACAATTCCCTTCGACGATGTCAAGAAGACACATCTCGTTGTGGAGACTCCGAAAGAGAGCTAG